AGCCGATGGCCGCGTACGCCGGTGCCGCCCAGTCCACCACCGTCCTCGTCGCCCTCCTCGTCACCCTCATCCCGACGACCATCGGAGCACTGCTGTCGGCGATCGGCATCGCGGGCATGGACCGGCTCGTCCAGCGCAATGTGCTCGCCATGTCCGGCCGTGCGGTCGAGGCCGCCGGTGACGTGGGGACTCTGCTCCTCGACAAGACCGGCACCATCACCCTCGGCAACCGCGAGGCGGCCGCCTTCGTGCCTCTGCCCGGCATCACCGAAGCGCAGCTCGCCGGCACCGCCCAGCTGTCGTCGCTGGCCGACGAGACGCCCGAGGGCCGCTCCGTCGTCGTGCTGGCGAAAGTACGGTACGGGCTACGGGCTCCGACCGAGGGCGAGTTGGTCCACGCCCGGTGGGTGCGGTTCACCGCGCAGACCCGCATGAGCGGCGTCGATCTGCGCTGGGACAACGGCGCGGTGTGCGCGATCCGCAAGGGCGCTGCCCAGCAGGTGATCGAGTGGGTGCAGATGTACGGCGGCCAGGTCCCCGCCGAGGCCCGCTGGTTCGCCGACTCGGTCGCGGCCTCCGGTGGCACCCCGCTCCTGGTTGCCGTGCACGACTGGGACGGGCCCCGCGTGCTGGGCCTGATCCACCTCAAGGACGTGGTCAAGGACGGCATCCGGGAGCGTTTCGCCGAGCTCCGCCGCATGGGAATCAGAACGGTGATGATCACGGGCGACAACCCGCTGACCGCCAAGGCCATCGCCGAAGAGGCCGGTGTGGACGACTACTTGGCCGAGGCCACACCCGAGGACAAGCTCGCGCTGATCAAGCGTGAGCAGGAGGGCGGCAAACTCGTTGCCATGACGGGCGACGGTACGAACGACGCGCCGGCCCTCGCACAGGCCGACGTGGGCGTGGCCATGAACACGGGAACCTCCGCAGCCAAAGAGGCCGGGAACATGGTCGACCTGGACTCCAATCCGACGAAACTCATCGAGATCGTCGAGATCGGCAAGCAACTCCTCATCACCCGCGGGGCGTTGACGACGTTCTCCATCACGAACGACGTCGCCAAATATTTCGCGATCATCCCGGCCATGTTCGCCGGCGCGTACCCGGGACTGGAGTCGCTCAACATCATGGGCCTGCACAGCCCGACCTCGGCCATCACCTCGGCGATCATCTTCAACGCGCTCATCATCGTCGCGCTGATCCCACTCGCGCTGCGGGGTGTGCGTTACACGCCCGCATCGGCGCACGCCCTTCTGCGGCGCAATCTGACGTTGTACGGCCTCGGCGGCCTTGTCCTGCCCTTCATCGGCATCAAGCTCATCGACCTGCTGATTTCCGGCGTGCCCGGGCTCGGGTGAACAGCCCGCGTCAAAAAGGCGTCCGGGCACGTCAGAAGCGCGTAAGGGAACGGGGCTTTAGCTTGTACGGGGCGGCTCCCGCGGGTTCCATGGACACCATGAACAGCGAGTGGCTCCTCATCGACCGGCCGCCTCATCGGGCGTCCCGTCGTGTGCCCCGCTGTGCGGAAACGCCCGCGTCCGTCGTCCGCTGACGCGCTTTCCGCTGCCCCAGGGGCGCCGTGACCCACGTCCGGCGCCCCTTTCCATGCCCGTACGCACCTGCCGTACGCGGACCTGAGCCGTACGCGAAGCCGTACTCGTATCCCCGGATGGACCATGTCTGACACCACCCTTTCGTCCCGTACCGTCCTTGTCACGGGCGCCACTTCCGGCATCGGTCTGGAGACCGCCCGGCAGCTCGCCGAACGCGGCGCCACCGTGCTGCTGCACGGCCGCACCGCCGAGGAAGCGCGTGCCGCCGCCGACCGTCTCGTCGCGACGGCCGGCATCGACGCGGGCCGGCTCTGCACCGTCGGTGCCGACTTCACGCGCCTGGACGAGGTCGAGACCATGGCGGCCCGTGTCGTCGCCGAGCACCCTCACCTGGACGTCCTGGTGAACAACGCGGGTATGGCGGCGCCCGAGCGGCACACCATCACTGCGGACGGCAACGAGATCGCCTTCCAGGTCAACTTCCTCGCCCACTACCTGCTGACCTGCCTGCTGGAACCGGCACTCACCAGCAATCCGGGCGGCCGTGTCGTGAACGTCTCCTCCTCCCTGCACCGCACCGGCTCCATCCAGTGGAGCGACCCCAACCGCGCCCGCCGCTACTCCCGGCTCGCCGCGTACGCCCAGTCGCAGCTGGCCCTGACGGTCTTCGCGGCGGATCCGCGCGTCACCGCGGTGTCCGTCCACCCGGGTGTGTGCGACACCGCGCTGCTCCCCCTCTACGCCCACGACGGCGTCACGCCCACCGAGGGCGCCGCGCACGTGGTCCGCCTCTGCGACCCGTCGGTCGAGATCGTCAACGGCGCCTACTACGACCGCGCCGAGCACGTCGACCCGGCGCCCGCCGCCACCGAGGACCGCACGGTCAAGCGCCTCAACAAGCTGGCCGACCTCCTCGTCGGCCGCACCGCTTGAACTTCCCTTCTCTCAAACGGAGTTGATGCCGATGTCGAAGCGATCCCGCAAGAAGAAAACCCGCCGCAAGAACAAGGCGAACCACGGCCGCAAGGCCGGCCAGCGCTGACCCGATCGGAGGGGCGGGCGCGGTGACGAGACCGGCCACACGGGCCGCGCCTCCCCCGCCCGCCTCTCCCCCTTTCCAAGCCCACGGAGGCATCGATGATCGAGCTCGAACCCCGTCAACTTCCGCCACTCACCCGGTGGTTCCCCGCCGGAGCCCCAGGACCGGCCACCATCGGCGAGCATGCTCTCACCACGGGCGTCGGCCGCTGGTGGGCGGACCGGGCGGATCAGCCGCGCATCATCGCCGTTTCCTGCGCCGACCACGTCCTGCTGCGCGGCTTCCCGGACACACCAGAGGACCTGGCGCCCCTGGCAGGCAGCCACATCGACGCGCCCGCCCGCTTCCTGCCCGCCCTCGGCGCGGCCTTCGACCGCCTCACCCCGTGGGAACGCATGGTGTGGACCCTGCAGGCCGAGCCCCAGCCCTGCCCGGCTCCGCGCGGCGTGACCGTGCGCCGCCTCGAACCCGCCGACACCGATGCCCTGCACGCCCTCGGGCCCGATTCGGCCTGGATCCACGCCAGTTGGGGCGGCGCCGCCGGCCTCGCCACCTCCGGTCACGGCTGGGGAGCCGTGGACCGCGGCGGACAAGTACTGGCCATCGCCTGCACGTACTTCCGCGGCACCCGCTACGAGGACGTAGCAGTCTTCACCGCCCCCGACCACCGTCGCCACCGCCTCGCGCTGGCCTGCGTCACCGCCCTCGTCGCGGACATCACCGCACGCGGCCACACCCCCAGCTGGAACTGCTCCGTCCTCAACCGCGCCAGCCGCCTCCTGGCCTGGACCGCCGGCTTCCGGCTGGTGCGCGAGTACGTTCACTACACGGTCGGGAGCCCCGCACGACGCAGCCGCCTCGCGGCATGAGGCCCTGAATCAGCCGCGCGGGCGGCGGGGATCCACCGAAACTGCGGCGGCTTCTGGTGGCCGGTCGACCCGCGCCCGTTCGCGCCGCTCGCCGAGGCGAACGAACCGCGCGTGCGGGCTACGCCCCCCGGCATGAGGCACCGGGTGTTACTTCTCGGCCGTGCCGGGTTCCCCGCTGATGGACTCCTGGTAGACGTCCGCATAGGTGCGTGAGTCTTTGACCAGGTCGTCGCAGAACGCGGCGACGTCGTTGCCGATGAGTTGCAAGACCCCCTTGCCCGCGGCGGCGCCCTCCTCGAAGAAGTCGACGATGCCGGGGAGCAGGGGCCCGTCAGGCGTCGTCGACCTGGGCGTGGGTCAGTGCGAGGGGGTGGCAGGGCGCTGTGGCCCGTCGATACTCCGCTTCGTATCGGTTCGGCACGCGTGGCTGTGCGCTGCTCCTCATGGTGCGGGGATGCGGGATCAGGACAGCTTCACGGCGGTTTCACCACCCGGGAAGCATGCCCCGTGAAGGTGCGCGCCCGACTGTTCTTAACGCGGCCTTGACGCGTTCGACCCGGCTATCCGTGGGCCCGGGGTTCACTCTCTGCATACGCTGGTCCCGCCGTGTCCTCGATGGCCGGAACTTATCGAAGAGCCGTACGTCTGGAGCACGCCGATGGCCGCCACCGACCACGACGCCCGCACGAGCCGCCTGCGTGGGTGGATGCTGGAAGGCCTGTCCGACATGGCCAAGCACCAGCAGGGACAGCGGGCCGTCGAGCCGGAGCCCGTGCACAAGGGGCAGCGCTGGTGGCGGGTGATGTGCCTGACCGGCGTCGACTACTTCTCCACCCTCGGCTACCAGCCGGGCATCGCCGCCCTCGCGGCCGGGCTGCTGTCCCCCGTGGCCACGGTCGTGCTCGTCATAGTCACCCTGGCGGGCGCACTGCCCGTCTACCGGCGAGTCGCCGAGGAGAGCCCGCACGGCGAGGGCTCCATCGCGATGCTGGAGCGACTGCTGTCCTTCTGGAAGGGCAAGCTGTTCGTCCTCACCCTGCTCGGCTTCGCCGCCACCGACTTCCTGATCACCATCACCCTCTCGGCAGCGGACGCCTCCACCCACCTCGTCGAGAACCCCCATCTGACCGCCACGCTCCACGACAAGCAGATGCTGATCACGCTGATCCTGGTCGCACTCCTCGGCGCGGTCTTCCTCAAGGGCTTCCTGGAGGCGATTGGGGTAGCCGTGGTCCTGGTCGCGGTCTATCTCGGACTCAACACCGTGGTCGTGATCACGGGGTTGTGGCACGTGATGTCCGCAGGGCACGTGGTCACCGACTGGTCCAACGCCCTGACCGCCGAACACGGAAACATCTTCGCGATGATCGGGGTGTCCCTACTGGTCTTCCCCAAGCTCGCCCTCGGTCTGTCCGGCTTCGAGACGGGTGTAGCGGTCATGCCCCATGTCGAGGGCGATGCCACGGACACCGAGGAGAAACCGACAGGCCGTATCCGCGGCACGAAGAAGCTGCTCACCACAGCCGCCGTGATCATGAGCGTGTTCCTGATCGCGACCAGCTTCATCACTACGGTGCTGATCCCGGAGAAGGAGTTCGAGTCGGGCGGCCAGGCCAACGGCCGCGCCCTCGCCTATCTGGCCCACGAGTACCTCGGCAACGCCTTCGGCACCGTCTACGACGTCTCCACCATCGCCATCCTGTGGTTCGCCGGCGCCTCCGCCATGGCCGGGTTGCTCAACCTGATGCCCCGCTACCTGCCGCGCTACGGCATGGCCCCCCACTGGGCCCGCGCCGTACGCCCCATGGTCATCGTCTTCACCCTGGTCGCCTTCCTGGTCACCTGGATCTTCAACGCCGACGTCGACGCCCAGGGCGGCGCCTACGCCACCGGCGTCCTGGTCCTGATGTCCTCCGCGGCGATCGCGGTGACCATCGCAGCGCGCAAGGCCCGCCAGCGAAACTGGACCATCGGCTTCGGCGTCGTCTCGGCGGTCCTCCTCTACGTCACCGTCGTGAACGTCATCGAGCGCCCCGACGGCGTGAAGATCGGCGCCTGCTTCATCGCCGGCATCATGCTCGTCTCATTCCTCTCCCGGCTCGCCCGCGCCTTCGAGCTGCGCGTCACCAGCGTGACCCTGGACGACATGGCCCAGCGATTCGTACGCGACATCGCCAGCCGCCGGATCCGGTTCATCGCCAACGAGCCCGACAACCGCGACAAGGCCGAGTACCGCGACAAGATCGAGCAGATCCGCCACGACAACGACGTCCCCTCCCCGGAAGACTTCGTCTTCGTAGAGGTCACCGTCCTCGACCCCTCGGAGTTCGAGTCCGGCCTGACCGTCCGGGGGGAGGTCCTCCACAACCGGTACCGGGTCCTGACGCTGGAGAGCTCGTCCGTCCCCAACGCCCTGGCCGCCCTGCTCCTGGACGTCCGCGACACGACCGGGTGCACCCCGCACATCTACTTCGAGTGGACCGAGGGCAACCCCTTCACCAACTTCCTCCGCTTCTTCCTCTTCGGCCAGGGCGAGGTCGCACCCGTCACCCGTGAGGTCCTGCGCGAGGCCGAACCCGACAGGGACCGCCGCCCCCGGATCCACGTCGGCTGAGCCGGCAAGGGCATCAAGGACACGCCAGGAACGGGCGACACGGCGTCAGAGTGCCGTCAGCGTCGGATCCGCCGTGGACTGGGCCGCCTAGCGTTTTCCATATGAAGCGCATCAGCCTCCGGGACACAGCCGACGACCGCCACTGGCGCGGCGACGCCCGGTTCGCGCTCGGCTGCGCCCTCGCCGTCTGCGGCAATCCTGCGGCGACCGCGAGTTCCAGTTCACCGGCGGAGCAGACATCGAGGCCCAGTCCCTCCTCCTTCACCCAGTGGGCCATGGCCCGGCACAGGAACGCCTTGGCGGCGTAGTGGATCTCGGCTTCCGGAAAGGCGTCCAAGTAAGTCTGGCAGCGGCGGCGGACCTCACTCTCGTCGAGGACGTACGCCGGAGTGTCGAAGCGGCCCGCGATCTCGGCGAGCGACACCCCAGCGACGGTCAGGTCACCGGGACGGGGCTCGGCGGTGGAGGCCGGCCACACCGACAGCTCTTCGGCAGAGGCCGTGGCGGGGACGGCGGGTTCGTGAACGGTGGTCATGGTGGCGCCTCCTCAGCCGATCCAGTGCGACAGCGCCGAGGCGGGCGCGGCGGTCCCGGTGCCCCGGAGTGCGCCGACCGCCTGCGGGTCCCAGGTGCTGCGGCGCTCGGCCCTCTTGCCAGACGTGGGTGCCGGGGCGGTGAGCTGCGGGTCCACCGTGACGGTGGCGGCGCCGAGCGGCGCGGTCATGGCTCGCAGGGCGGGCTCAGCGAGCCGGATCCACGGCTGGTCGGTGCCGAGGGTGGCGGTCAGGGCGCGCTCGGAGGCGAAGCCGACCGCTGTGCGGTCACCGAGCGGCGTGCGGAACAGCCGGGCGGCGTGCCCGAGCGGGCCCGGCCGGACGGGAACGTACAGCGGTCCGGCCGGGAACCGTTCAGAGGGTTCCGGGTCTTCGTCGCACAGAAGTTCTGCCATGGGAGGTCTCCTGGAGGATCCGGGGTCATACGCGATATCCCGAGGCGGCTCGCCTGAGTTCGGGACGTTCGCTTCAGTCGAAGGTGACCGGTCCCCGGTCACGGGACGGGCGACCGGGGCTCGTCGAGGACGCTATGCCCGCCCACCCGGGCCCCCTGAGCCGTCCTGACGGATTGCTGACGCGGAGAGCGGCAATGCTGACGCGATGGTGATGGGCACTGCTCCGACAGCGGGACGGCTCCGTCAGACGTACGCCAAGAAGCGACGCAGGGGCTGTGCACGGGCCCCGGCAGGGGAGTGTGATGGTCCCGGTGTTGATGAGAACCGCCGGCGGGCCCTCTCCTGCGGCGGCAGTTGACGGACGGTGAAGCAATGTCCGGTTCCGACGCGGCCCCAGACGCGCGTGTCGCCCGCGTCGTGGTCGGGGTGAGCGGGTCGCCGGGAAGCCGCACAGCCCTGCGCCGCGCCGCGGCCGAAGCCCACCATCGGCAGGCCGAGCTCTGGGCGGTGCTGGCGTGGCAGTCACCCGGCGGCGAACTCCACGCTCGCCGGGCCTCGGCTGCGCCGCTCGCGGACGGGGACTGGGAGAACCTCGCCCGCACCACGCTCGTCACGACCATCCGCGAAGTGCTTCCCGATGGCCCCAGCGTCCCCCTGCACGCCGTCCTGACTCGCGGCACCCCGGCCGGGCACTGGCGGAGACCGCCGACCGTGAGGACGACCTCCTGGTCGTCGGCGCCGGGCACCGCGGCCACCTCCACCGCGCACTGCACCCGTCGGTGAGCCGGTACTGCCTCGCCCATGCCTGCTGCCCGGTCCTCGCCATCCCGCCGTCCCCACTGGAGGCCGACCTCGCGGCAGCACACCTCCGCAATGTGTGGCGACTGCGCCTGGACACCCGACACTTCACCAAAGAGGCGACACCACCCCACCCGACGCCTGACAGCGACCTCGGGAGAACGTCGCACCCAGCCGGACCACCTGGGCAGCGACAAGGCATACAACTCACGCCGCAATCGGCGCCACCTGCGAAGACGCCAGATCAAGCACGTGATCCCTGAGCCGAAGGGCCAGGGGCCACCCGCAAACGGCGCGGCAGCAAGGGCGGCCGGCCCACCGGCTTCGACAGCAAGCACAAACGCCGCAACGCGGTCGAGCACACGATCAACCGGCTCAAGAACTCCCGGGCCGTCGCCCCCCCGCTTCGACAAGCCAGGCCACGTCTTCCACGGCGCCATCACCGTGGCTGCGATCCGCCTAGGCTCCGGCCGTGATCCGCCGGCACCCTTCAGACATCTGAGGGATCGGCGTGATTCGGGTTTTGGCGGAGCGGCAGCAGCTGGCTGAGGGCAATCAGGAGTAGCCCAGCCAACAGCAGGGCGTTCCCAGTGAAGAAGCGGGCCTCCCAGGAAACGCTCGGCAGGACTCGAAAGTAGAAGAGGCCTTGCAGAACGACGGAAGCGCCCGTGAGCAGGGCACCGAGACCGTGGAGTTGGGGCCTGGCGACGTGGCGGCGCGCCGTGGGCAGCATCCACCCTGTCCGGAGCGTGACGATTCCCAATGCGATCGCCAGCAGCCCCAAGAACGCGCCCGTTCCTACTACCCATGCCATGGTGTCACTCCGCTCCGACCGCAAGAGGCCCGGAACGCGAGTAACGCCCGGCCCGAAGATGCCCACATTGTCGCTGGACCCGGTGGTGCCTGACCATGCCGATGCCAGGCAATCTCCGTACGGCTCTGCTGCCGTCTGTGCGCTGCATGCTCAAGATCCGCCGGACACTGCCTGGACCCCGGAGCGGTTCAGGCCCGAGACGGATGCAGGGTCCTCGTGTCGCGCAGGGGAGCGGCGGACCTCGCGAGCTCTTCGCAGGCGGCGGTGCACTGCGCTCCGAGTTCGTCGACGAGTGCGGAGACGCTCCTGAACCCGATTGATCGCGCCGATGCCCCGACCCGCGCCACCCAACCTCACCTGCGCCACGCCCCACCCCCCCTCCTCGATCGGAAGGACTTCGGCCTGCCACGCCTCAGATACGACGCGGCCATGTCGCCGACGCGTTCCCTGTCGGCCCCGGATTCACGCCGGCGACGCTCGCCGTGACGAAGGGCGCCCCTACCGACGATTGCGCCCTTGGATCAGTATCGTCCGCCCCGACGCCCCGGTCCGCGGCTCAGCGGCCCGCACGAGGAGGAGCACCATGGCCGATCGCCGACAGGAACCCTCCTCGGATGACGGATCCCCGTCGCGGACACTGGACACGCGTCGGGCGAGCGCGCGCGACACGGTGCGCCTCGCGGTGGTCATCGGTGCTCTCGGCGTGGTCTTCGGCGACATCGGAACCAGCCCGATCTACACACTCCAAACGGTGTTCAATCCCGACGACCCGCACCCCGTCCCGGTCAGCACGGAGAACGTGTACGGGGTGGTGTCACTGGTGTTCTGGTCGGTGATGATCATCGTCACGGTCACCTACGTGCTGCTCGCGATGCGCGCCGACAACGACGGCGAGGGCGGCATCATGGCGCTCATCACCCTGCTGCGACGGTTGAGTTCACAGCGCGGGCGCCGGGCCGCTGTCGTCCTGGCCGCGCTCGGCATCTTCGGCGCGTCGCTCTTCTTCGGCGACAGCATGATCACCCCGGCGATCTCGGTGCTGTCCGCGGTCGAAGGACTCAAGGTCGTCGAGCCGTCCCTGGAGGACGCGGTTGTACCCATCACCGCGGTGATCATCGTCATCCTGTTCCTGGTGCAGCGCAGGGGAACCGCCGCCGTGGGCCGGGTGTTCGGGCCGGTCATGATCGTCTGGTTCGTGGCCATCGGCGCGTGCGGCGTCGCCGGCATCACCGGCCACCCGGACATTCTCAAGGCCCTGTCACCGACGTACGCGTTGGGCTTCCTGTTCGGCCACTGGGGTACGGCCTTCTTCGCCCTGGCCGCGATCGTGCTCTCGGTCACCGGCGCCGAGGCGCTCTACGCCGACATGGGTCACTTCGGCCGCCGGGCGATCACCCGAGGCTGGCTGTTCCTCGTACTGCCCGCCTGCGTCCTGAGCTACATGGGCCAGGGTGCTCTGATCCTCGACAATCCGGACAACATCAGCAGCCCCTTCTTCCTGCTCGTGCCCGACTGGGGACGCTGGCCGATGGTCCTGCTGGCGACGGCGGCGACCGTGATCGCCTCGCAGGCGGTGATCACCGGCGCGTACTCGGTCGCCTCCCAGGCGGCCCAGCTGGGCTACCTGCCGAGGCTGCGCATCGCGCACACCTCCGAATCCACCATCGGTCAGATCTACGTCCCCTGGATCAACTGGCTCCTGATGGTCTCGGTCCTCACCCTGGTCTTCGCCTTCCGCAGTTCCGCGGCGCTGGCCTACGCGTTCGGCATGGCGGTCACCGGCACCATCACCATCACCACCTTGCTGTTCTTCTACGTCGCCCGCGCCAAGTGGGGCACGCCCCGGTGGCTGCTCGGCATCGGCGCGGGTGTGCTCCTCTTCGTGGACCTGCTGTTCGTGGCGGCCAACATGACCAAGCTCGTCCACGGCGCGTGGCTGCCGCTGCTGATCGGCCTCACGGCGTTCACGGTCATGACGACCTGGCAGCGGGGTCGCGAGCTGGTCACCGCGGAACGAGCTCGCGCCGAGGGGCCGTTGCCCGAGTTCGTCGACGACCTCCGCAGTGGCAAGGCTTCCACGCTCCAGGTCCCCGGCACGGCCGTCTTCCTGAACCGGGGCAAGGAGACCACGCCGCTGGCCATGCGGGCCAACGTTGTGCACAACCATGTCCGGCACGAGCAGGTCGTGATCCTCGCCCTGCAGACAGAGCCGGTGCCCCGTGTCCCGGCCGACCAGCGGGTCGTCGTGGACGACCTCGGCTACGCCGACGACGGGATCGTCCACGTCACCGCTCGGTTCGGCTACATGGAGACACCGGACGTCCCCGGTCTGCTGGCCACGCTCGACCCGGACGAAACCGAAGGGCCGTTGCAGCTCGACCAGGCGTCGTACTTCTTGTCGAAGATCGAGCTCCGGCGCGGGAAGGCACCGACGATGGCGCCCTGGCGCAAGCGGCTGTTCATCGCCACCTCCTACATCACGTCCGACGCCGCCGAGTACTTCAGCCTGCCCCGCGACCGCACGGTCATCATGGGCTCGCACATCGAGGTGTAGACGCGCACTGCGGGAAGCCGGGCCCGTTCGGCCTGCGTGGACGGCCGGTTGAAGCAGCCCCTAGGCTGCCCGATCCTATAATGCCCAAAAAGTGACGCTATGCCGGATATGGATATCCATGGATGCCGAAAATCGCCCCACAGGCCGCCCAGCCTCCGCGAGTCGGCGCGGGCCCGACAGCGAACGATGGGAAGCGACGGCTGCCGTGGTCGCGGGCGGCGGAGCACTGGTGGTCTGGGAGCCCGCTTTCACGCTCGGCGCCTACCACGTTGTCTTCTATTACCAGTTGCTCAGCCTCTGGGCGGTATCGACTGGTGTGCTGCTCAGCGCTCTACTGCTACGTGAACGCCTGCCCCGGCACGGCTGGATGTACCTGGCCTGCCTGGCGCTACCCAGCGTTTGGCTCAGCCTCGCCGCCATCGTGCCCCACAGGGGCGGGACGCCGCGAGAGCTGCTCTTCCTGGCGGGCGGCATCCTCAGCGTCATTGGCACACCAGTGCTGACCTGGACCCTTCTTCGGATCCTGCTGTTTGGGGAATCCGAGCTCTCCGCCCGTCAGCAGTGGAGGGTCGTCGGCACGATCGCGCTCGTCGGGGTGCTCGCCTTCACGCTCGGCTCACTGAATCATGTGTTTCTGACGTGCGGAGATTTCAACGTCAGCGGCAACAGCGTCCCCAAGGGCTGCAGGCCGGGAAGCGCTTCCCCGTTCGGCTGACCAATCGGGTTGGCTGGCAAGGGGGACGACATCGGGCCATGAGAGCACTCAGATCACTATGAGGACAGCCGGCCGCCTTGGCTCACGCGTCGTCACGATGGTGGGCCGGTCCGAGTACCTCGTCGGCGCTGCCGAGCTCTGTGCGCGGCTGCTTGCGGAGCATGTGGCGCGCGATGGAGGAGTACCGGTAGACCTGTTTGCGGGCCCGCATGATGGTGCGGCGGACCCTCTGCCTCGCGCCCTTCACGGCAGGGCGCCCGCCCCTGCATCAAGGGGGCGGGCGTTGCGCTGCAGCCAGCAGACGCGGAATCGATGCCGTCAGCCCACGGGCAGGCACTGACAATCCCGGGGGCAACGCCTCGTCGTCTGGCCATGCCTTCAGCTCCGTCAATGCCCCGCGCCATGCTCGTAACGGTCGTGCTATTGGTGGCCACCGGGCCGACCCCGCCATGGCCGACCTGTTCGAGTTGCTCATCGGCACCGGCATACGGCTGCGCGACTCCTCCGCCATGGCGATGGCGGCGTACGTGGGGTTCGACCTCGAAGCGATCTTCGAAGGCGAACTGTTCAGCGAGTTCGTCCTGCTGTACATGACGCTGCACGCGTCCCGTTTCGAGGTCGGCGAGGGACAGCCAGCGTCGGCGTGCTGGCTGGATAAGTGGCGGACCCTCGCCAATCGGCGTCGGCAAGTGAGCCTTGCCCGGGTTCCAGCCCTTTGCGGCTGGCAAGTCCTTGCCATGGCGTGGACTTGCCGTCATCAGGCCTTCACGTCGGGCGTAACCGGCCGATAGACCCATGGCATGTCCTCCCCCTCTCAGTCTTCCGCCTTCCGGCGCAGACGCTGGCAGTTGATCGCGACTGCCACCGTGGTGCCGCTTCTGGCGTCGGGGCTCGCAGTTCTGCAAGCGCCCGCACAAGCTGCTCCGAGCAAGCCCACCGTTCCCGCCAAGCCCTCGGCGACCCACAAGGTCACCCTGGTCACCGGCGACATCGTCACGGTCACCACGATGGCCGACGGCAAGCAGATCGCCGACGTCGACCGGCCGGACAGCGCCGTCGGCGGCGTAAAGATCCAGGAGATCAAAGGTGACCTGTTCGTCATCCCGGACGAGGCGGTGCCGCTGCTGGGCACGGACAAGCTGGACCGTCGGCTGTTCAACGTCACCGACCTGATCGAGATGGGCTACGACGACGCGAAGTCGGCCGCGGTGCCGCTGATCGCGACGTACGCCCAGCCGAAGTCTCGCTCGGCCGCCGTCGAGCCGACGGCCCCCCGGGGCAGCAAGCTGACCCGCAAGCTCAAGGGCATCCACGGTGCCGCACTCAGCACCGAGAAGCGGCGGGCCCGTACCTTCTGGAGCACCGTCGCGCCGCAGGGCAGCGCGAAGTTGGGCGCGGGTGTGTCGAAGCTGTGGCTCGACGGTCGCGTGAAGGTCAACCTGAAGGAGAGCGTGCCGCTGATCGGCGCGCCCGAGGCCTGGGCTGCCGGGTACACCGGCAAGGGCGTCAAGGTCGCGGTGCTCGACACCGGCATCGACGTCAACCACCCCGACTTCGCCGGCTTGATCGACGGCACGACCAGTTTCGTGCCGGGTGAGGGCGTCACCGACGTCAACGGGCACGGCACGCATGTGGCGAGCACCATCGTCGGCTCCGGCGCCGCCTCCGGCGGCGACTACAAGGGCGTCGCCCCCGGCGCCGACCTGTT
The DNA window shown above is from Streptomyces sp. NBC_01445 and carries:
- a CDS encoding universal stress protein; translation: MSGSDAAPDARVARVVVGVSGSPGSRTALRRAAAEAHHRQAELWAVLAWQSPGGELHARRASAAPLADGDWENLARTTLVTTIREVLPDGPSVPLHAVLTRGTPAGHWRRPPTVRTTSWSSAPGTAATSTAHCTRR
- a CDS encoding universal stress protein; translated protein: MVVGAGHRGHLHRALHPSVSRYCLAHACCPVLAIPPSPLEADLAAAHLRNVWRLRLDTRHFTKEATPPHPTPDSDLGRTSHPAGPPGQRQGIQLTPQSAPPAKTPDQARDP
- a CDS encoding potassium transporter Kup; protein product: MADRRQEPSSDDGSPSRTLDTRRASARDTVRLAVVIGALGVVFGDIGTSPIYTLQTVFNPDDPHPVPVSTENVYGVVSLVFWSVMIIVTVTYVLLAMRADNDGEGGIMALITLLRRLSSQRGRRAAVVLAALGIFGASLFFGDSMITPAISVLSAVEGLKVVEPSLEDAVVPITAVIIVILFLVQRRGTAAVGRVFGPVMIVWFVAIGACGVAGITGHPDILKALSPTYALGFLFGHWGTAFFALAAIVLSVTGAEALYADMGHFGRRAITRGWLFLVLPACVLSYMGQGALILDNPDNISSPFFLLVPDWGRWPMVLLATAATVIASQAVITGAYSVASQAAQLGYLPRLRIAHTSESTIGQIYVPWINWLLMVSVLTLVFAFRSSAALAYAFGMAVTGTITITTLLFFYVARAKWGTPRWLLGIGAGVLLFVDLLFVAANMTKLVHGAWLPLLIGLTAFTVMTTWQRGRELVTAERARAEGPLPEFVDDLRSGKASTLQVPGTAVFLNRGKETTPLAMRANVVHNHVRHEQVVILALQTEPVPRVPADQRVVVDDLGYADDGIVHVTARFGYMETPDVPGLLATLDPDETEGPLQLDQASYFLSKIELRRGKAPTMAPWRKRLFIATSYITSDAAEYFSLPRDRTVIMGSHIEV